One genomic window of Streptomyces spiramyceticus includes the following:
- the egtB gene encoding ergothioneine biosynthesis protein EgtB: protein MTGPTDPAGPADPESLRALAVDALLRARRRTSALTDCVEDGELTAQHSPLMSPLVWDLAHIGNQEELWLLRAVAGRDAIRPEIDSVYDAFEHPRAARPSLPLLAPAEARVYAADVRGRALDVLERTPLHGSPLLDAGFAFGMVAQHEQQHDETMLITHQLRHGPAALTAPPPPRPTATGGRPAEVLVPGGPFTMGTSTEPWALDNERPAHHRFVPSFFIDTVPVSNGAYLRFMADGGYTDERWWTAEGWAQVRKNDLSAPLFWRREGGEWLRRRFGVVEPVPEDEPVLHVSWYEADAYARWAGRRLPSEAEWEKAARHDPVSGRSLRYPWGDADPTSERANLGQRHLQPAPVGAYAAGESPLGVRQLIGDVWEWTSSDFLPYPGFAPFPYREYSEVFFGSAHKVLRGGSFAVDPVACRGTFRNWDLPVRRQIFSGFRTARDAPVTEGAI, encoded by the coding sequence ATGACCGGCCCCACCGACCCTGCCGGCCCCGCCGATCCCGAATCGCTTCGCGCACTCGCCGTCGACGCGCTGCTCAGGGCCCGGAGGCGCACCTCCGCGCTCACCGACTGCGTCGAGGACGGTGAACTGACCGCGCAGCACTCGCCGTTGATGTCACCGCTGGTCTGGGACCTGGCGCACATCGGCAACCAGGAGGAGTTGTGGCTGCTGCGGGCCGTGGCGGGGCGCGATGCGATACGGCCCGAGATCGACTCGGTGTACGACGCCTTCGAGCACCCTCGCGCCGCCCGCCCCTCGCTGCCGCTGCTCGCACCCGCCGAGGCCCGGGTGTACGCGGCGGACGTGCGCGGCAGGGCACTCGACGTACTGGAGCGCACTCCGCTGCACGGCAGCCCGCTGCTCGACGCGGGATTCGCCTTCGGGATGGTCGCGCAGCACGAGCAGCAGCACGACGAAACCATGCTGATCACCCACCAGTTGCGGCACGGCCCCGCCGCCCTCACCGCTCCCCCACCGCCGCGTCCCACGGCGACGGGGGGCCGACCGGCCGAGGTCCTCGTACCCGGCGGCCCGTTCACCATGGGCACCTCCACCGAGCCGTGGGCGCTGGACAATGAGCGGCCCGCGCACCACCGCTTCGTCCCGTCGTTCTTCATCGACACGGTGCCGGTGAGCAACGGCGCGTATCTGCGCTTCATGGCGGACGGCGGCTATACGGACGAGCGCTGGTGGACGGCCGAGGGCTGGGCCCAGGTACGGAAGAACGACCTGTCCGCGCCACTGTTCTGGCGCCGCGAGGGCGGCGAGTGGCTGCGGCGCCGCTTCGGGGTGGTGGAGCCCGTGCCGGAGGACGAGCCGGTCCTGCATGTGAGCTGGTACGAGGCCGACGCCTACGCGCGATGGGCGGGCCGGCGGCTGCCTTCGGAGGCCGAGTGGGAGAAGGCGGCCCGGCACGATCCGGTGTCGGGGCGCTCGCTGCGCTATCCGTGGGGCGACGCCGATCCCACCTCGGAGCGGGCCAATCTCGGCCAGCGCCACTTGCAGCCCGCGCCCGTCGGCGCGTACGCCGCCGGTGAGTCCCCGCTGGGAGTACGGCAGTTGATCGGCGACGTCTGGGAGTGGACGTCGAGCGACTTCCTGCCCTACCCCGGCTTCGCTCCCTTCCCGTACCGCGAGTACTCCGAGGTCTTCTTCGGCAGCGCGCACAAGGTGCTGCGTGGGGGTTCCTTCGCCGTCGATCCGGTGGCGTGCCGTGGGACCTTCCGCAACTGGGACCTGCCCGTTCGGCGTCAGATCTTCTCCGGGTTCCGTACGGCACGGGACGCGCCGGTTACGGAGGGGGCTATCTGA
- a CDS encoding IclR family transcriptional regulator domain-containing protein — MPSTVPPAESVGPLERGLTVLRALSVPGADDRMRHSDLVRSTGLARSTVDRVVSTLDRLGLARSDGREVTLAPRLMELPGAYLAACGIPAAFGTAAERLADEFDESVSVAVPDDGVAGVRFVLQTTRQRTMSLAFRIGDLLPAERCAPGALFAAEWDAEGRRTWRERQATDPLDAGFATVPPLARPQDSDAFEQRVARAGAEGWAGDDQLIEPGLVAVAVPLRDGAGRTLCAVSVVSHTSRHTLDSLRATVLPRLQAVRGELEAALAAPRPAPSGITPVRDTSLEAKRELGPGFLQSLARGLAVLGALGADRGEGMALTAVADATGLARATARRSLLTLEQMGYVATDGRRWRLLPRVLELGCARLSELGLAEIAQPHLVSLVRRVHESASLTVLDGADIRYVARVPTVRIMSVNITVGTRFPAYATSMGRVLLAGLDAGERPPLPEVLPALTRRTVTAPGELGRIIKRAAADDFALVDEELEEGLRSLAVPVRDGRGRVVAALNVARHAAHGTPEEMRSGLLPALRETAAAIEADLRVLGGTIGVR; from the coding sequence ATGCCGAGCACCGTGCCGCCCGCCGAGTCCGTGGGTCCATTGGAGCGTGGGCTCACCGTGCTGCGCGCCCTGTCCGTGCCCGGCGCCGACGACCGGATGCGGCACAGCGATCTCGTACGGAGCACGGGCCTGGCGCGCTCCACGGTCGACCGCGTGGTGTCGACTCTGGACCGGCTCGGCCTCGCGCGCAGCGACGGCCGCGAGGTGACGCTCGCACCGCGCCTGATGGAGCTGCCCGGCGCCTACCTGGCAGCGTGCGGCATTCCGGCGGCGTTCGGGACCGCGGCGGAACGGCTGGCGGACGAGTTCGACGAGTCGGTGTCGGTGGCGGTGCCGGACGACGGCGTGGCGGGAGTGCGGTTCGTACTCCAGACGACGCGGCAGCGCACCATGTCGCTCGCGTTCCGGATCGGTGATCTGCTGCCCGCCGAACGGTGCGCGCCCGGGGCCCTGTTCGCGGCGGAGTGGGACGCGGAGGGCCGGCGGACGTGGCGCGAGCGGCAGGCCACGGACCCGCTGGACGCCGGCTTCGCCACCGTGCCGCCGCTGGCCCGCCCGCAGGATTCGGATGCCTTCGAGCAGCGAGTGGCGCGGGCGGGCGCGGAGGGCTGGGCGGGCGACGACCAGCTGATCGAGCCGGGGCTGGTCGCGGTCGCCGTACCCCTGCGCGACGGGGCGGGGCGGACGTTGTGCGCGGTGAGCGTGGTCAGCCACACCAGCCGGCACACCCTGGACTCGCTGCGCGCGACCGTGCTGCCCCGACTGCAGGCGGTGCGCGGCGAGTTGGAGGCGGCGCTGGCGGCGCCCCGTCCGGCGCCGTCGGGGATCACGCCCGTACGGGACACTTCGCTGGAGGCGAAGCGCGAGCTCGGCCCCGGCTTTCTGCAGTCCCTGGCGCGTGGCCTCGCCGTCCTCGGTGCACTCGGCGCCGACCGGGGCGAGGGGATGGCTCTGACGGCGGTCGCCGACGCGACCGGGCTGGCCAGGGCGACGGCCCGGCGCTCGCTGCTCACGCTGGAGCAGATGGGGTACGTCGCCACGGACGGACGCCGGTGGCGGCTGCTGCCCCGCGTCCTCGAACTCGGCTGCGCCCGCCTCTCGGAGCTGGGGCTCGCCGAGATCGCGCAGCCGCATCTGGTGTCGCTGGTACGGCGCGTGCACGAATCGGCGTCGCTGACGGTGCTCGACGGCGCCGACATCCGCTACGTGGCGCGTGTCCCCACGGTGCGCATCATGAGCGTCAACATCACGGTGGGGACGCGGTTCCCGGCGTACGCGACATCCATGGGCCGGGTGCTGCTGGCGGGCCTGGACGCGGGTGAGCGGCCACCGCTGCCGGAGGTGCTTCCGGCGCTGACCCGTCGTACGGTGACTGCCCCTGGTGAGCTCGGCCGGATCATAAAGCGGGCGGCTGCGGACGACTTCGCCCTGGTCGACGAGGAGTTGGAGGAGGGCCTGCGCTCTCTGGCGGTGCCGGTGCGGGACGGGCGCGGGCGTGTGGTGGCCGCACTGAACGTGGCGAGACACGCGGCGCACGGTACGCCGGAGGAGATGCGGTCGGGCCTGCTCCCGGCGCTGCGGGAGACGGCGGCGGCGATCGAAGCGGACCTGAGGGTGCTCGGCGGGACGATCGGCGTCCGCTAG
- a CDS encoding thiolase family protein, translating into MSIRDVYIVDAVRTPIGKFGGALSSVRPDDLAAHVVKSLVARTPALDPARIDDVYFGDANGAGEDNRDVARMAVLLAGLPASVPGVTVNRLCGSGLEAVIQAARAVALGDASVAVAGGVESMSRAPWVLQKPERAFPAGHQQLHSTTLGWRMTNPRMPEEWTVSLGEGAELIADKHAITREQQDAFALASHRKAAAAWAEGLYDGEVVPYDGVDLVRDECIREGSTMEALAKLKPAFRKNGGSVTAGNASPLNDGAAALLIVDEEGLRATGREPLARIRTSAVTGIEPQLFGLGPVEAVQRALAKAGRTFADLTTFELNEAFAAQSLGCLAEWPDLDPAVVNPRGGAIAIGHPLGASGARLAGSVAHQLAAAGSGTGLAALCIGVGQGLALVLER; encoded by the coding sequence ATGAGCATCCGCGACGTCTACATCGTCGACGCCGTCCGTACCCCGATCGGCAAGTTCGGAGGTGCCCTCTCCTCCGTACGTCCCGACGACCTCGCCGCGCACGTCGTCAAGTCGCTCGTCGCCCGCACCCCGGCCCTCGACCCCGCCAGGATCGACGACGTCTACTTCGGCGACGCCAACGGCGCGGGCGAGGACAACCGCGACGTGGCCAGGATGGCCGTCCTGCTCGCCGGGCTCCCCGCCTCGGTCCCCGGCGTGACCGTCAACCGCCTCTGCGGCTCCGGCCTGGAAGCCGTCATCCAGGCGGCGCGCGCCGTCGCCCTCGGTGATGCATCGGTCGCCGTCGCGGGCGGCGTCGAGTCGATGTCCCGCGCCCCCTGGGTGCTCCAGAAGCCGGAGCGCGCCTTCCCCGCCGGACACCAGCAGCTCCACTCGACGACGCTCGGCTGGCGCATGACCAATCCGCGGATGCCCGAGGAGTGGACCGTCTCGCTCGGCGAAGGCGCGGAGCTCATCGCCGACAAGCACGCCATCACGCGCGAGCAGCAGGACGCGTTCGCGCTCGCCAGCCACCGGAAGGCGGCCGCGGCCTGGGCCGAGGGACTCTACGACGGTGAGGTCGTGCCGTACGACGGCGTGGATCTCGTACGTGACGAGTGCATCCGCGAGGGCTCGACGATGGAAGCCCTCGCCAAGCTGAAGCCCGCCTTCCGCAAGAACGGCGGCAGCGTCACCGCGGGCAACGCCTCGCCGCTCAACGACGGCGCGGCGGCCCTCCTGATCGTCGACGAAGAGGGCCTGCGCGCCACCGGCCGCGAGCCGCTCGCCCGCATCCGCACCTCCGCCGTCACCGGCATCGAGCCGCAGCTCTTCGGCCTCGGCCCGGTGGAGGCGGTGCAGCGGGCGCTCGCCAAGGCGGGCCGCACCTTCGCCGACCTCACCACGTTCGAGCTCAACGAGGCCTTCGCCGCCCAGTCGCTCGGCTGCCTCGCCGAGTGGCCGGATCTCGACCCTGCCGTGGTCAACCCGCGTGGCGGCGCCATCGCCATCGGCCACCCGCTCGGCGCCTCCGGTGCGCGCCTCGCCGGATCGGTCGCCCACCAGCTGGCTGCCGCGGGATCGGGCACGGGGCTCGCCGCCCTGTGCATCGGGGTCGGCCAGGGCCTCGCCCTGGTGCTGGAGCGGTGA
- a CDS encoding TIGR02452 family protein: protein MSARLRGIAKETETIVRTGWYAAPDGRDVPIGDALAAALRGTRMYGPEPVAVSPATDRTTVFEVTGESSLEAARRLTAAGSGAVAVLNFASARNPGGGYLNGAQAQEEALCRGSALYATLLRAPGFYAHHREDRSPFYTDRVIHSPVVPVFRDDRGELLDTPYAVGFLTSPAPNAGVIRSRVPEEADRIPAALVSRAERVLETAAACGYRRLVLGAWGCGVFMNEPAAVAGAFRTHLTGDGRFARHFDEVVFAILDRTREAAVLGAFRTAFADQLL, encoded by the coding sequence GTGAGTGCACGACTGCGGGGAATCGCGAAAGAGACCGAGACGATCGTCCGGACGGGCTGGTACGCCGCTCCGGACGGCCGCGACGTGCCCATCGGCGACGCACTGGCCGCCGCCCTCAGGGGCACCCGGATGTACGGCCCGGAGCCGGTTGCCGTCTCGCCCGCCACGGACCGTACGACGGTCTTCGAGGTCACGGGGGAGAGCAGCCTGGAGGCCGCGCGCAGGCTGACCGCCGCCGGATCCGGCGCTGTCGCGGTGCTCAACTTCGCCTCCGCGCGCAACCCTGGCGGCGGCTATCTCAACGGCGCACAGGCCCAGGAGGAGGCGCTCTGCCGCGGCTCCGCGCTGTACGCGACCCTGCTGCGCGCCCCCGGATTTTACGCTCACCACCGTGAGGACCGCAGCCCGTTCTACACCGACCGGGTCATCCATTCACCAGTCGTCCCGGTCTTCCGCGACGACCGCGGCGAGCTGCTCGACACGCCGTACGCCGTCGGATTCCTGACCTCGCCCGCGCCCAACGCGGGAGTGATCCGCAGCCGCGTCCCCGAGGAGGCGGACCGCATCCCGGCCGCGCTCGTGAGCCGCGCCGAGCGGGTGCTGGAGACGGCCGCCGCCTGCGGCTACCGGCGGCTGGTGCTGGGCGCCTGGGGCTGCGGCGTCTTCATGAACGAACCCGCTGCGGTGGCGGGCGCGTTCCGTACCCACCTCACCGGCGACGGCCGTTTCGCGCGGCACTTCGACGAGGTCGTCTTCGCCATACTCGACCGGACACGCGAGGCGGCGGTCCTCGGCGCATTCCGCACGGCGTTCGCCGATCAGCTCCTTTAG
- a CDS encoding LacI family DNA-binding transcriptional regulator, whose translation MSQTPKQSAEGPVPTSTDVARLAGVSRATVSYVLNNTSAVRISEPTRRRVREAAEELGYVPHAAARSLRAGHTRIVLLPTAHIPVGPLYSQFLNEIQWALRALDYTVVQYGSIGLGADEAARAWAELRPVAVLSLGEIALTAHGVQVLKRSGAKAVITLGPQRVEGAHSLVMDQRAIGVAAAEHLLERGRRGIGVVVPAEPGLELFSKPRLAGVRKAVAGAGVGARVEALTMAYDEESAAGLAARWRDLGLDAVYAYNDEYAQVLMRALQDAGVDVPGECAVVGADDLLLGKLLRPRLSTVHVEMPTGREMAELVDRVVRDPGGAVERHDLMAARAVPRESS comes from the coding sequence ATGAGCCAGACACCGAAGCAGTCCGCCGAAGGTCCCGTCCCGACCAGCACCGACGTCGCACGCCTTGCAGGCGTCTCGCGCGCCACCGTCTCGTACGTCCTCAACAACACCTCGGCGGTGAGGATCAGCGAACCGACCCGCCGCCGGGTCCGCGAGGCCGCCGAGGAGCTGGGTTACGTACCGCACGCCGCCGCGCGCAGTCTGCGGGCCGGGCACACGCGGATCGTGCTGCTGCCCACGGCGCACATCCCGGTGGGTCCCCTCTACAGCCAGTTCCTCAACGAGATCCAGTGGGCGCTGCGGGCCCTCGACTACACGGTCGTGCAGTACGGCAGTATCGGCCTCGGTGCGGACGAGGCGGCCCGCGCGTGGGCGGAACTGCGTCCGGTGGCGGTCCTGTCGCTGGGCGAGATCGCTCTCACCGCGCACGGTGTTCAGGTGCTGAAGCGCTCGGGTGCGAAGGCGGTCATAACACTCGGTCCGCAGCGGGTGGAGGGTGCGCACTCGCTGGTCATGGACCAGAGGGCGATCGGCGTGGCTGCTGCGGAGCACCTGTTGGAGCGGGGGCGGCGGGGTATTGGTGTTGTTGTCCCCGCCGAGCCGGGGCTGGAGCTCTTCTCGAAGCCACGACTGGCGGGCGTGCGCAAGGCCGTTGCGGGGGCGGGGGTGGGTGCGCGGGTCGAGGCGCTGACGATGGCGTACGACGAGGAGTCCGCGGCGGGGCTCGCCGCACGCTGGCGCGATCTCGGCCTCGACGCGGTGTACGCGTACAACGACGAGTACGCACAGGTGCTGATGCGGGCGCTCCAGGACGCGGGCGTCGACGTACCGGGGGAGTGCGCGGTGGTCGGCGCGGACGACCTGCTCCTCGGCAAGCTGCTGAGGCCGCGGCTGAGTACGGTGCATGTGGAGATGCCGACGGGGCGGGAGATGGCTGAGCTGGTCGACCGGGTGGTGCGGGATCCGGGGGGTGCGGTGGAACGCCATGACTTGATGGCGGCGCGGGCGGTTCCGCGGGAGTCGAGCTGA
- the egtA gene encoding ergothioneine biosynthesis glutamate--cysteine ligase EgtA, translating into MPRGGFLQDGPPVTEAGAEALLRGICFKTGPPSTVGVELEWFIHELNLPELSVEPARLEAALTALRALPLDSALTVEPGGQLELSSPPASSLTECIDSVSADLGLVRAALLTRDLGLTGIGTDPWHPPKRLLREPRYDAMEAYLDRAGPAGRAMMCSSASVQVCLDAGHEEPGPLGYGRRWLLAHLLGAVLSAAFANSPFHHRRRTGWRSTRQALWTEIEPGRSFAPQLDAEPRGAWTDRAMDAPVMCVRGGDGEAWHVPEGLSFRTWIRSGAPRPPTRADLDYHLTTLFPPVRPRGHLELRMIDAQQGENGWIVPLAVTTALFDDPEASESAYRAVKPLADTAGSQPAPRNPLWINAARYGLADAELRAAATVCFDAALDALPRIGASTAVQCAVAEFTERYVVHGRCPADDLLDPAHGKDIRT; encoded by the coding sequence ATGCCAAGAGGTGGCTTCCTGCAGGACGGCCCACCGGTCACCGAAGCCGGTGCGGAAGCGTTACTGCGCGGCATCTGTTTCAAGACAGGTCCGCCGAGCACCGTCGGTGTCGAACTCGAATGGTTCATCCACGAGCTCAATCTTCCCGAACTTTCCGTCGAACCCGCCCGCCTCGAAGCGGCCCTGACCGCTCTGCGGGCCCTGCCGCTGGACTCGGCGCTCACCGTCGAGCCGGGCGGCCAGCTCGAACTCAGCTCACCCCCGGCCTCGTCCCTGACTGAGTGCATCGACTCCGTTTCCGCGGATCTCGGCCTCGTACGCGCCGCATTGCTCACCCGGGACCTCGGCCTCACAGGCATCGGCACGGATCCCTGGCACCCCCCGAAGCGCCTTCTGCGTGAGCCGCGTTACGACGCGATGGAGGCGTATCTCGACCGCGCGGGCCCTGCCGGCCGGGCCATGATGTGCTCGTCGGCATCCGTCCAGGTCTGTCTCGACGCGGGTCACGAAGAGCCGGGCCCGCTCGGCTACGGACGGCGCTGGCTGCTGGCCCATCTGCTCGGCGCCGTACTGTCGGCGGCGTTCGCCAACTCCCCCTTCCACCACCGGCGCCGTACCGGATGGCGGTCCACCCGCCAGGCCCTGTGGACGGAGATCGAGCCCGGCCGCTCCTTCGCCCCGCAGCTCGACGCGGAGCCGCGCGGCGCGTGGACGGACCGCGCGATGGACGCTCCCGTGATGTGCGTCAGGGGCGGGGACGGCGAGGCGTGGCACGTACCGGAAGGGCTGTCCTTCCGTACCTGGATACGCTCCGGGGCGCCGCGGCCGCCGACCCGCGCCGACCTCGACTACCACCTGACCACGCTCTTTCCGCCGGTGCGGCCTCGCGGTCACCTCGAACTGCGCATGATCGACGCGCAGCAGGGCGAGAACGGCTGGATCGTTCCGCTCGCGGTGACCACCGCGCTCTTCGACGATCCGGAGGCGTCGGAGAGCGCGTACCGGGCCGTCAAGCCCCTCGCGGACACGGCAGGATCGCAGCCGGCCCCGCGCAATCCGCTGTGGATCAACGCCGCGCGGTACGGCCTGGCCGACGCCGAACTGCGGGCGGCCGCCACGGTCTGCTTCGACGCGGCGCTCGACGCCCTGCCCAGGATCGGCGCGTCCACTGCCGTGCAGTGCGCCGTAGCCGAGTTCACCGAGCGGTACGTCGTGCACGGGCGATGTCCGGCCGACGATCTGCTCGACCCCGCTCACGGGAAGGACATCCGCACATGA
- a CDS encoding 4-hydroxybenzoate 3-monooxygenase — translation MRTSAGIIGAGPSGLLLARLLHTAGIDCVVLENRTRAYVEQRQRAGILEQGTVDALRDCGAGARMDAEGLVHRGIELRFDRQRHRIDFPGLTGGRSVMVYAQTEVVKDLVALQLAEGPPLFFEAEALAVEKPESDHPVVRFTHGGREQILECDYVVGCDGFHGIARDTVPAGVRRTYERTYPYSWLGMLADVPPSCDELIYARGEDGFALHSMRSPSVSRLYLQVPNGTDPADWSDDRIWDELDRRFAVDGDWNLARGPITSKSVTPMRSYITEPMRYGRVFLAGDAAHIVPPTGAKGLNLAVSDVRVLARAFEHHKRTGSSELLDSYSELSLQRVWQATRFSYDMTTMLHSQPSENVFDSRVHLARLHRLASSRPAAAELAANYTGLPLDWAPTRPATE, via the coding sequence GTGCGCACGAGTGCAGGGATCATCGGAGCGGGCCCGTCCGGGCTCCTCCTGGCCCGGCTGCTGCACACCGCGGGCATCGACTGCGTCGTACTGGAGAACCGGACCAGGGCATACGTCGAACAGCGCCAACGCGCCGGAATCCTCGAACAGGGCACCGTCGACGCACTCCGCGACTGCGGTGCGGGCGCCCGCATGGACGCCGAAGGGCTCGTGCACCGCGGCATCGAGCTGCGCTTCGACCGGCAGCGCCACCGCATCGACTTCCCCGGCCTGACCGGCGGCCGGTCGGTGATGGTGTACGCACAGACCGAGGTCGTCAAGGACCTCGTCGCGCTCCAACTGGCCGAAGGGCCACCGCTGTTCTTCGAGGCCGAGGCACTGGCCGTCGAGAAGCCGGAGTCCGACCACCCGGTCGTCCGCTTCACCCACGGCGGCCGCGAGCAGATCCTGGAGTGCGACTACGTCGTCGGTTGCGACGGCTTCCACGGCATCGCGCGCGACACGGTCCCGGCCGGTGTGCGGCGTACGTACGAGCGGACCTACCCGTACTCCTGGCTGGGCATGCTGGCCGATGTCCCGCCGTCCTGCGACGAGTTGATCTACGCACGCGGCGAGGACGGCTTCGCGCTGCACAGCATGCGCTCGCCCAGTGTGTCGCGCCTCTATCTCCAGGTCCCGAACGGCACCGACCCCGCCGACTGGTCCGACGACCGGATCTGGGACGAGCTCGACCGGCGCTTCGCGGTCGACGGGGACTGGAACCTGGCACGCGGCCCGATCACGTCCAAGTCGGTTACGCCGATGCGGAGTTACATCACCGAGCCGATGCGATACGGGCGGGTCTTCCTGGCCGGCGATGCCGCACACATCGTGCCGCCGACCGGCGCCAAGGGGCTCAACCTGGCCGTGTCCGACGTACGCGTCCTGGCCCGCGCCTTCGAGCACCACAAACGCACCGGGTCCAGTGAACTCCTCGACTCCTACTCGGAGTTGTCCCTGCAACGTGTGTGGCAAGCCACCCGTTTCTCGTACGACATGACTACGATGTTGCACAGTCAACCAAGCGAGAATGTGTTCGACAGTCGAGTGCATCTCGCACGGCTGCACCGTCTCGCGTCCTCCCGGCCCGCCGCCGCCGAACTCGCCGCGAATTACACGGGACTTCCCCTCGACTGGGCACCCACGCGCCCAGCGACCGAGTGA
- a CDS encoding alpha/beta fold hydrolase, with the protein MQLHTHTWGDGDRIALLIHGIMADHRTWRRVGPALADKGYKVIAVDLRGHGASERGEYSAEGFADDVVDTLPAGAELAVGHSLGGLTLSLAVERLRPQRAVYSDPAWHLAVTDEGFGPELFAQFKAAPRERIAAMNPRWDEEDIDIELETLRVWDEASALGLAALSGVDLLPDKPVVPSLVQLADPSFLIDAARAAVLEERGFEVRTVAGAGHTIHRDDFDAFMTSLDGWI; encoded by the coding sequence GTGCAACTCCACACCCACACCTGGGGCGATGGCGACCGCATCGCGCTTCTGATCCACGGCATCATGGCGGACCACCGCACGTGGCGACGGGTCGGTCCCGCGCTCGCGGACAAGGGTTACAAGGTCATAGCCGTCGACCTGCGCGGCCACGGCGCCAGCGAGCGCGGCGAGTACAGCGCGGAGGGCTTCGCCGACGACGTCGTCGATACGCTCCCGGCCGGCGCCGAACTGGCCGTCGGCCACTCACTCGGCGGCCTCACCCTGTCCCTCGCCGTGGAACGGCTGCGCCCGCAGCGCGCGGTGTACTCCGACCCGGCGTGGCATCTCGCCGTCACGGACGAGGGCTTCGGCCCCGAGCTGTTCGCCCAGTTCAAGGCGGCGCCCAGGGAGCGGATCGCGGCGATGAACCCGCGCTGGGACGAGGAGGACATCGACATCGAGCTGGAGACGCTGCGGGTCTGGGACGAGGCGTCGGCGCTCGGCCTGGCCGCCCTGTCCGGCGTCGATCTGCTGCCGGACAAACCCGTGGTGCCTTCGCTGGTGCAGCTCGCCGATCCGAGCTTCCTGATCGATGCGGCGAGGGCCGCCGTGCTGGAGGAGCGCGGCTTCGAGGTCCGCACCGTCGCAGGCGCGGGCCACACGATCCACCGCGACGACTTCGACGCGTTCATGACGTCGCTGGACGGCTGGATCTGA
- a CDS encoding MFS transporter, which produces MALSSPGTGTTNAGTTPPLRPTRGLLPLLLVGNTAMYTLYIGVGGVLLALQVEDVDPAHKVANLGIVAGVAAIFATVFNPVAGALSDRSGRRNPWILGGGLLAVPAMFLLGSVHTVLMITIAWCLGQAVMNVYQAAITSVVPDRVPMTARGKASAAVGLGLPFGSTAGALLGAAYSDDYRTGYLIFGALVAASAVLFTGCAREQRMPVRESLPVRDQLAAFASALRSHDFRWAFIGRALLILGYFAVNGFLLYIIKDHTVLPAGLKPEDAVAIMMPVTSVAMIVSTVLGGYLSDRFDRRKLFVGASAALSAVALVVPAVSTSWIAMLAFAALNGLAFGCYMAVDTALVTMVLPKAEDAARDMGVLNIANAGPQIVAPFIASVIVSVGGYTTLFLVAAALAVLGALAVRPIRSVR; this is translated from the coding sequence GTGGCCCTTTCCTCCCCCGGCACCGGCACCACGAATGCCGGAACCACTCCCCCGCTCCGGCCCACTCGCGGCCTGCTGCCCCTGCTACTGGTCGGCAACACCGCCATGTACACGCTCTACATCGGCGTCGGCGGCGTACTCCTCGCCCTCCAGGTCGAAGACGTCGACCCCGCGCACAAGGTCGCCAACCTCGGCATCGTGGCCGGTGTCGCCGCCATCTTCGCGACGGTCTTCAATCCCGTGGCCGGTGCGCTCTCCGACCGCTCGGGGCGGCGCAATCCCTGGATCCTCGGCGGCGGCCTGCTCGCCGTTCCCGCGATGTTCCTGCTCGGCAGCGTGCACACAGTCCTGATGATCACCATCGCCTGGTGTCTCGGCCAGGCCGTGATGAACGTCTACCAGGCCGCCATCACCTCGGTCGTACCCGACCGCGTCCCGATGACCGCACGCGGCAAGGCATCGGCTGCCGTCGGCCTCGGGCTCCCCTTCGGCAGCACCGCCGGCGCACTGCTCGGCGCCGCGTACTCCGACGACTACCGCACCGGCTACCTCATCTTCGGCGCACTCGTCGCGGCCTCGGCCGTGCTCTTCACCGGCTGCGCCCGTGAGCAGCGCATGCCCGTCCGTGAGTCCTTGCCGGTACGGGACCAACTGGCCGCATTCGCCAGTGCGTTGCGATCCCACGACTTCCGCTGGGCCTTCATCGGCCGCGCGCTGCTGATCCTCGGCTACTTCGCCGTGAACGGCTTTCTCCTGTACATCATCAAGGACCACACCGTCCTGCCCGCCGGGCTGAAGCCCGAGGACGCGGTAGCGATCATGATGCCGGTCACCAGCGTGGCCATGATCGTCTCGACCGTCCTCGGCGGTTACCTCTCGGACAGGTTCGACCGGCGCAAGCTGTTCGTCGGCGCCTCGGCCGCGCTGTCGGCCGTCGCCCTGGTCGTCCCCGCCGTTTCGACGAGCTGGATCGCGATGCTCGCGTTCGCCGCCCTCAACGGCCTTGCCTTCGGCTGCTACATGGCCGTGGACACCGCCCTCGTGACGATGGTGCTGCCGAAGGCCGAGGACGCTGCCCGCGACATGGGCGTACTCAACATCGCCAACGCCGGGCCGCAGATCGTCGCGCCGTTCATCGCCTCGGTAATCGTGAGCGTCGGCGGCTACACCACCCTCTTTCTCGTCGCGGCGGCGCTCGCGGTGCTGGGCGCGCTGGCCGTACGGCCCATCCGCTCGGTCCGCTGA